The Mesorhizobium sp. AR02 genomic interval TGGTCCGGTCGTCGAGAATGGCGGCGAAGCCGGGCTTGTCACCCTTCGGCGTCACGTCGGCATTGCCTTCGCCGTCGGAGGAACCGATCAGCACGAACGGGCTCTTGCCGATGAAGGATCGGCAGTGCCCGTCCAGCGCCTTCAGTTCCTTGCGGATCGAGCCGTCGGTCGGGCGCGGCGTCTTGTAGATCGTCCGCAATTCCTCGCGCGTGGTGACGAATTCCATGGCTCTCCCCCTTTGTTTGACGCAATTCCGGACGGAAAACCGCTTCACACTTTTCCTGGAATTGCTTTACTTGCCGGCCTTTTCTTCCCCGCTTGCCTTGTCGTCCAGCGAATGATGCAGGATCAGCGGCATCTGGCTGAAGGTGAACAGAAGCGTGATCGGCATGATGCCCCAGACCTTGAAGGTAACCCAGGCGTCGGTGGAAAAATTGCGCCACACCACTTCGTTGACGACGGCCAGGAAGATAAAGAACAGGCCCCAGCGGAAGGTGAGTTTTCGCCAGCCTTCGGCATCGAGCTTGAAGGCGGAATCGAAGACATAGCCGAGCAGCGACCTGCCGAAGAACAGGCCGCCGAGCAGCACGCCGCCGAACAGCGTGTTGACGATGGTCGGCTTCATCTTGATGAAGATGTCGTCCTGCAGATAGAGCGTCAGCGCGCCGAAGATGAAGACGACGACGCCCGAAACCATCGGCATGATCGGCAAGGTGCGCGTCAGCAGCCATGAGGCGATCAGCGCGATGGCCGTGGCAGCCATGAACAGGCCGGTGGCGACGAAGATCGGACCGCCGAATTGGCTGAGAACAGGGAATTTCTGCACCAGCCATTCGCCGCGCGCATTGGCGAAGAAGAAGACCAGCAAGGGCCCGAGCTCCAGCACCAGCTTGAGCACGGGATTGACGCCTTCCTTCTTCTCTTTCTGCGGGTCGGACGGATCGCGTTCGAGAATGGGTGGGTTCATGATCTTCCTTCTTACGCACGGTCCCGTTGAAAAGGGATCATGCCGTTACGCCACTCCAGCGATCGCCCTGGCGAATTCGCTTGCCGAGAAAGGTTCGAGGTCGTCGACCTGTTCGCCGACGCCGATGAAATAGACCGGCAATTTGTGCTTTGCCGCGATCGCCACCAGAATACCGCCGCGCGCCGTGCCGTCCAGCTTGGTCATCACCAGGCCGTTGACGCCGGCGATGTTG includes:
- a CDS encoding septation protein A — its product is MNPPILERDPSDPQKEKKEGVNPVLKLVLELGPLLVFFFANARGEWLVQKFPVLSQFGGPIFVATGLFMAATAIALIASWLLTRTLPIMPMVSGVVVFIFGALTLYLQDDIFIKMKPTIVNTLFGGVLLGGLFFGRSLLGYVFDSAFKLDAEGWRKLTFRWGLFFIFLAVVNEVVWRNFSTDAWVTFKVWGIMPITLLFTFSQMPLILHHSLDDKASGEEKAGK